The Nitrospira sp. KM1 genome includes a window with the following:
- a CDS encoding glycosyltransferase family 9 protein, producing the protein MNHPVYKQVLILNIARMGDVVQTMPLINRLHHEWPGVAIDLIVDRRVAPAASLLPGLRRVLSRDLSERTSKGSEDTSEDLQSSAGLAAWLQALKARGYDRVINLTFTRRSGQLASLVVAPDTRGVISVNGISVLNNPWFAYCVDMHRSRRLNRFHIADLLALGGSGPGPWMPIRLSVPLWAESWADQFFESLGHRHTVIAVQIGASHGRKTWRPENFGRTLAAISRQADAAFVLIGTAGETEPAAHALAAYHAAGGTQPLHNAIGRTDIPQLAALLRRSRFLLTNDTGPMHVAAGVGTPVINLSLGHVDFHETGPHGPGHWIIQPDIACAPCDIEQTCVHHVCKDQIIPEQVAALSLHALGLRSFPQSWTGVRIYESDVDADGLVRYRQRVGERDLSVDWYGAFWRRYWYEQFTDCVSNLECQEDAPDFVEQHQRFQRLAPALNRIVECAERLRDISRHASSSSSTAMLKAAQNELVAERQRVLFFIKDSPVFGPLTTVLLRELYDLRVLDQAARVERQVQTYRIWRKRMHQVGNRLGQTPGAPVGAQPAGQFREDCTTEVGREQRANN; encoded by the coding sequence ATGAATCATCCCGTATACAAGCAGGTCCTCATTCTCAATATCGCGCGCATGGGTGATGTCGTTCAGACGATGCCGCTCATCAATCGACTTCACCATGAATGGCCCGGTGTGGCGATCGATCTGATCGTCGACCGGCGGGTTGCCCCAGCGGCCTCATTGCTTCCAGGACTTCGCCGGGTATTGAGCCGAGACCTCAGCGAACGCACGAGCAAGGGGTCCGAAGACACGAGCGAAGATTTGCAATCGTCTGCCGGCTTGGCGGCATGGCTGCAAGCGTTAAAGGCAAGAGGCTATGACCGTGTAATCAATCTGACCTTCACTCGCCGAAGCGGGCAGCTCGCCTCGCTCGTGGTAGCGCCGGATACACGCGGGGTCATCTCCGTGAACGGAATCTCTGTCCTCAACAATCCCTGGTTTGCCTATTGTGTCGATATGCATCGCAGCCGGCGGCTCAACCGCTTTCATATTGCCGATTTGCTGGCGCTGGGAGGCAGCGGCCCCGGCCCTTGGATGCCGATTCGACTCTCGGTTCCTTTGTGGGCAGAAAGTTGGGCCGACCAATTTTTTGAATCGCTGGGTCACCGCCACACGGTTATCGCGGTCCAGATCGGTGCCAGTCATGGGCGTAAGACCTGGCGACCGGAGAATTTTGGTCGCACGCTGGCAGCGATCAGTCGCCAAGCGGATGCCGCATTCGTGTTGATCGGAACTGCCGGTGAAACGGAGCCGGCCGCCCATGCCCTGGCGGCGTATCACGCAGCAGGAGGGACTCAGCCGTTGCATAACGCAATCGGGCGAACTGACATCCCGCAACTCGCGGCATTGTTACGTCGTAGCCGTTTCCTGCTGACCAACGATACGGGACCAATGCATGTGGCTGCCGGGGTTGGCACGCCCGTGATCAATCTTTCTTTAGGGCACGTGGATTTTCACGAAACCGGTCCTCATGGGCCAGGACATTGGATCATCCAACCGGACATCGCTTGTGCGCCGTGCGACATCGAACAAACCTGTGTGCATCACGTCTGCAAAGACCAGATCATTCCGGAGCAGGTGGCGGCACTGAGCCTCCACGCTCTTGGCCTAAGGTCGTTCCCGCAATCCTGGACGGGTGTACGAATCTATGAATCCGATGTGGATGCCGATGGCCTTGTCCGCTATCGACAAAGAGTCGGCGAACGGGATCTCTCAGTTGATTGGTACGGCGCCTTCTGGCGGCGCTATTGGTACGAACAATTCACTGATTGTGTGAGCAACTTGGAATGCCAGGAGGATGCTCCTGATTTTGTCGAGCAGCACCAGCGTTTCCAGCGTCTTGCTCCGGCACTGAACCGGATCGTCGAGTGTGCCGAGCGCCTTCGTGATATTTCCCGGCATGCGTCCTCTTCCTCTTCGACGGCCATGCTGAAGGCGGCGCAGAACGAGTTGGTCGCAGAACGACAACGAGTCCTGTTCTTTATAAAAGATTCTCCTGTCTTCGGCCCGCTTACGACAGTCTTGCTGCGGGAGCTGTACGATCTCCGTGTGTTGGATCAAGCGGCGAGGGTCGAGCGACAAGTCCAGACGTATCGAATATGGAGGAAACGGATGCATCAGGTCGGCAATCGACTCGGTCAAACACCGGGTGCGCCGGTTGGCGCTCAGCCGGCAGGGCAGTTCAGGGAGGATTGCACGACCGAGGTGGGTAGGGAACAGCGAGCGAATAACTAA
- a CDS encoding MFS transporter, whose amino-acid sequence MATQQGFSTGIAAWRRLLKNKNVAWLWVGQAVSQIGDGLSKVALLWFVYDLTGSALKMTMIGILQTVPPLLFGPFVGVLLDRVPKRLAMIVIDSVRAVFLFVIPSLYWMGMLTLPGLYVLVFVTAMFSTAFGPALKAMEPLLVESDQLTQINALDQSTMTVGQLLGPAISGMLIAIIGAQNVLFVNAGTFLISALCKIPLKIEERLRRTKRTSPMHDAWIDLKEGIGFVFGRKRLMVLLMGVASVFTLGTTAFIYLLPVLAKDHFHLNSVELGWLWASLSIGLLVVTVWMIGASPKGLCLRLWMIAAAAALGGIAMFGLTIMNSFPLAALLIVVIGASSGVVNPFVSASLQEQTPKYMMARVFSVFNTGTLVAAMVGMTVCGYLADSMGPAISLAATAAVNVAAAIVTVAVIPFCQRLQSHGARARVVYG is encoded by the coding sequence ATGGCTACCCAACAAGGTTTTTCAACTGGAATCGCCGCCTGGCGGCGCCTGCTCAAGAACAAGAACGTGGCATGGTTGTGGGTCGGCCAAGCCGTTTCGCAGATCGGGGACGGTCTCTCGAAGGTCGCCTTGCTGTGGTTCGTCTATGATCTGACGGGTTCGGCGCTGAAGATGACGATGATCGGCATTCTTCAGACCGTGCCTCCGCTCCTGTTCGGGCCATTCGTCGGAGTGCTGTTGGACCGGGTGCCCAAGCGTCTCGCGATGATCGTGATCGATTCTGTGCGGGCCGTCTTCTTATTCGTGATCCCGAGTTTATATTGGATGGGAATGCTGACGCTGCCAGGATTGTACGTACTGGTGTTCGTCACGGCGATGTTTTCGACGGCGTTCGGTCCGGCGCTGAAGGCGATGGAGCCGTTGCTGGTTGAATCAGACCAGTTGACGCAAATTAACGCGCTCGATCAGAGCACGATGACGGTGGGGCAACTGCTAGGCCCGGCGATCAGCGGCATGCTCATTGCCATTATCGGTGCGCAGAACGTCCTGTTCGTCAATGCGGGCACTTTCCTCATCTCGGCGCTTTGCAAGATTCCACTGAAAATTGAGGAGCGTTTACGGCGGACTAAGCGAACGTCACCCATGCACGACGCCTGGATCGATTTGAAGGAAGGCATAGGGTTCGTATTTGGCAGGAAACGGCTGATGGTCTTGCTGATGGGCGTCGCTTCCGTGTTTACGCTCGGGACTACGGCATTTATCTACCTGCTGCCGGTATTGGCCAAAGACCATTTCCATTTGAACTCTGTCGAGCTGGGTTGGTTGTGGGCATCTCTGAGCATCGGACTACTGGTCGTGACTGTCTGGATGATCGGCGCCTCCCCGAAAGGTCTCTGCCTCCGCCTCTGGATGATTGCCGCAGCGGCAGCGCTTGGGGGGATTGCGATGTTTGGGCTCACCATAATGAACTCCTTTCCGTTGGCCGCGCTGCTGATCGTCGTGATCGGGGCCAGCTCCGGGGTTGTGAATCCGTTTGTGTCCGCATCGCTTCAGGAACAGACTCCGAAGTATATGATGGCCAGGGTCTTCAGCGTCTTCAACACCGGGACACTCGTGGCCGCCATGGTCGGCATGACCGTCTGTGGTTATCTGGCCGATTCCATGGGGCCTGCCATCAGCCTCGCGGCCACGGCAGCCGTAAATGTCGCGGCAGCCATCGTCACGGTTGCGGTGATTCCGTTCTGCCAGCGCCTGCAGTCCCATGGGGCTCGTGCACGCGTGGTATACGGGTAG
- a CDS encoding SIMPL domain-containing protein: MIMTWMVLLAAFLLVPLPARGADGIKHEIPTLAVSSTGTISVSPDTAFVTFGTETAGKSLADAQRQNSAIMLKVLSRLLDLKIDKERIQTSSFTVNPQYRQPPKRPSDAPPAPPEIMGYTVGNTMVVEVRDLQLVATVIEESLAAGANHFQGIQWGLRDEQPSRIAALKLAATKAREKAASLGEALNVKLVKVFHATEGVHVVRPAAYMGRAMMAMDGGGSEVPVSPGEMKVEATVTLEYEIAQ, translated from the coding sequence ATGATTATGACGTGGATGGTCCTACTTGCGGCATTCCTCCTTGTCCCACTGCCAGCACGAGGCGCGGACGGAATAAAACACGAGATTCCCACGTTGGCCGTTTCTTCGACGGGAACGATCTCGGTCTCACCCGACACCGCGTTTGTAACCTTTGGAACGGAAACTGCGGGTAAGTCGCTGGCCGACGCCCAGCGCCAGAATTCGGCCATCATGCTCAAGGTGCTCTCACGACTCTTGGACCTGAAAATTGATAAGGAACGCATCCAGACCTCCTCCTTCACGGTCAATCCACAATATCGACAGCCACCCAAGCGTCCCTCCGATGCTCCGCCGGCTCCGCCTGAGATTATGGGGTATACGGTCGGTAACACGATGGTGGTCGAGGTCCGCGATCTCCAACTCGTTGCCACGGTGATTGAGGAATCGTTGGCTGCCGGTGCAAACCACTTTCAGGGTATTCAATGGGGACTTCGGGATGAGCAGCCATCGCGCATCGCCGCGCTGAAGCTGGCGGCGACAAAAGCCCGCGAAAAAGCCGCATCGCTGGGTGAGGCGCTGAACGTCAAGCTGGTCAAGGTGTTTCATGCCACAGAGGGCGTTCACGTGGTCCGCCCTGCGGCGTACATGGGGCGCGCCATGATGGCCATGGACGGCGGAGGGAGCGAGGTGCCCGTTTCTCCCGGGGAAATGAAAGTCGAGGCCACAGTCACGTTGGAATACGAAATCGCTCAATAG
- a CDS encoding DUF4168 domain-containing protein: MNLWKSCLMTAIGSLLLAGSLMAAEPTDVERFVKARIEIGEMMTNYFKGGSGEAQMPSPDRMKEMRDDINAKVAKVLEPYGLTVEEYRARGKEVFADEAAVKGFLEAHPDLKQRYEALPLDRMGRGGSGRGY, encoded by the coding sequence ATCCTGCCTGATGACGGCTATCGGGTCACTACTGCTGGCGGGGTCGCTCATGGCGGCCGAGCCGACCGATGTGGAGAGATTCGTCAAAGCACGCATTGAAATAGGCGAAATGATGACAAATTACTTCAAGGGCGGATCGGGAGAAGCACAGATGCCGTCTCCGGATCGCATGAAGGAAATGCGGGACGATATCAATGCCAAGGTTGCCAAGGTTTTAGAACCCTACGGTTTGACCGTCGAGGAGTATCGGGCACGGGGCAAGGAAGTATTTGCCGATGAAGCGGCTGTGAAAGGTTTCCTGGAGGCGCATCCTGATTTGAAGCAGCGGTATGAAGCGCTGCCGTTGGACCGTATGGGTCGCGGCGGCTCTGGCCGAGGCTATTGA
- a CDS encoding DUF445 domain-containing protein has product MREEATAEPDGIPDAYRRTRIAATGLFFLMAGLFVTTLLWQESYPALSWLRAFAEAAMVGALADWYAVTALFRQPLGLPIPHTEIIPRNKNRIALSIGSLTQRKLVTPDAIGRLIESWHVPQEVMAMLIDPGRRRVLTQEWAGLLARLLEASEDAAMQRFFRHLATQAIRHSTIAPLLGRMLSSFLQSPRRDRLVDDACGAVTEYVETHRDQLVRLIADKLPWSRMLSLINLDEKVANKFVDWFGNVLYDMQADHEDPVRLQLIERLEMGAQWLMQSEQALRREADVKEKILTYEALLDLVDESWHNLKRWLLMDLKAEHSEVRDYLDEVLSGLGKMVQDDQALLSMLQRGLQDLVVELASRHRDKIGELVTTTVSDWTVAHMVATIEREVGKDLQFIRINGTIVGGIVGLLLHAIAVVMGK; this is encoded by the coding sequence ATGCGCGAGGAAGCAACAGCGGAACCGGATGGCATACCGGATGCCTATCGCCGCACGCGAATAGCAGCCACCGGGCTTTTCTTCCTCATGGCCGGGCTGTTTGTCACTACGCTTCTATGGCAAGAGAGCTATCCCGCCCTATCCTGGCTACGGGCCTTTGCCGAAGCGGCGATGGTCGGAGCTCTGGCCGATTGGTATGCAGTGACGGCGCTGTTCAGGCAACCGCTTGGCCTGCCGATTCCCCATACGGAAATCATCCCCCGCAATAAGAACCGCATAGCTCTCAGCATCGGCAGCCTGACTCAACGGAAGCTGGTGACACCCGACGCGATCGGCCGGTTGATTGAATCCTGGCACGTCCCTCAAGAGGTCATGGCCATGTTGATCGATCCCGGCCGCCGGCGAGTGCTCACTCAGGAATGGGCGGGCCTCCTGGCTCGGTTGCTCGAAGCGTCCGAAGATGCCGCCATGCAGCGGTTCTTCCGGCATCTCGCCACGCAGGCGATTCGTCATTCGACCATCGCACCGCTGCTGGGCCGCATGCTGTCGAGTTTTCTGCAGAGCCCGCGTCGTGACCGGCTGGTGGACGATGCATGTGGCGCCGTCACAGAGTATGTCGAAACGCATCGCGATCAATTGGTACGGCTCATCGCTGATAAGTTGCCCTGGTCTCGAATGCTCAGTCTCATCAATCTCGACGAGAAGGTGGCCAACAAGTTCGTCGATTGGTTCGGCAATGTCCTGTACGACATGCAGGCCGACCATGAAGACCCAGTACGCCTGCAGCTGATCGAGCGTCTCGAGATGGGAGCCCAATGGCTCATGCAGTCCGAACAGGCATTGCGCCGCGAGGCGGACGTGAAAGAAAAGATACTCACCTATGAAGCGCTCCTCGACCTGGTCGACGAATCCTGGCATAACCTGAAGCGCTGGCTGCTGATGGATTTGAAGGCTGAGCATTCGGAAGTGCGGGACTATCTCGATGAAGTGCTGAGCGGGCTTGGCAAGATGGTCCAGGACGATCAGGCATTACTGTCCATGCTCCAGCGAGGACTTCAGGACTTGGTCGTGGAGTTGGCGAGCCGACACCGGGACAAAATCGGTGAACTTGTGACCACGACGGTCAGCGACTGGACGGTTGCGCATATGGTCGCAACTATCGAGCGAGAGGTCGGGAAGGACCTTCAATTCATTAGAATCAACGGCACCATCGTCGGAGGGATCGTGGGCCTGCTGCTGCATGCCATTGCGGTCGTCATGGGCAAGTAG
- a CDS encoding aldo/keto reductase yields the protein MKYIHLGRSGVKVSRLCLGTMNFGPETGEADSFAIMDRALERGINFYDTANVYGWKVGEGVTEQIVGRWFAQGGGRRDKVVLATKVFGRMGEWPNQSRLSALHIRRACEDSLRRLKTEYIDLYQMHHVDRETPWEEVWQAMEQLVREGKILYAGSSNFAGWHLAQAQELAKNRHFMGLVSEQSLYNLNERMIELEVIPACQAYGIGLIPWSPLARGLLAGALKPVTTGRRADEDVKKDIEKFRPKLEAYEALCQTLGERPADVALAWLLHQPSVTSPIIGPRTMDQLNGTMRVLDLSLSRETLKRLDEIFPGPGGQAPEAYAW from the coding sequence ATGAAATATATTCATCTTGGTCGTTCGGGCGTGAAAGTCAGCCGGTTGTGCCTCGGGACCATGAATTTCGGACCTGAGACCGGCGAGGCAGACAGCTTCGCCATCATGGATCGGGCGCTGGAGCGTGGCATCAATTTTTATGACACCGCCAATGTCTACGGATGGAAAGTCGGCGAGGGCGTGACCGAACAGATAGTCGGTCGGTGGTTTGCGCAGGGCGGGGGGCGTCGTGACAAGGTCGTGCTGGCGACGAAAGTGTTCGGCCGGATGGGGGAATGGCCGAATCAATCGCGTCTCTCGGCTCTCCATATTCGCCGGGCCTGTGAGGACAGCCTTCGGCGTCTGAAAACGGAGTATATCGATCTCTATCAAATGCATCACGTGGATCGTGAAACGCCTTGGGAAGAAGTCTGGCAGGCGATGGAACAACTGGTCCGCGAAGGCAAGATTCTCTATGCCGGTAGCAGCAATTTCGCAGGTTGGCATCTGGCTCAAGCCCAGGAGCTGGCCAAGAACCGTCATTTCATGGGCCTTGTCTCCGAGCAAAGCCTCTACAATTTGAACGAGCGGATGATCGAGTTGGAAGTGATTCCCGCATGCCAGGCATACGGCATTGGTCTCATTCCCTGGAGTCCGTTAGCCCGAGGTCTCCTGGCGGGCGCGCTGAAGCCGGTCACGACAGGGAGGCGGGCGGACGAGGATGTCAAAAAGGATATCGAAAAATTCCGTCCGAAGCTCGAAGCCTATGAAGCGCTCTGTCAAACGTTGGGTGAACGGCCGGCGGACGTGGCGCTTGCCTGGCTGTTGCATCAACCTTCCGTGACGTCCCCGATCATCGGCCCGCGCACCATGGACCAACTCAATGGCACGATGCGCGTGCTCGATCTCAGCTTGAGCCGCGAGACGTTGAAACGCTTGGACGAAATTTTCCCCGGGCCAGGCGGACAGGCTCCTGAAGCCTATGCATGGTAG
- a CDS encoding mechanosensitive ion channel family protein, with protein MPAMEFIKDYAISYGFQVIGALVVLVVGIVVARWVGKLTQQWLERQDLEPPVRMLLVKVIQIVVVAFAGLAALGQLGVQIAPLLAGVGVAGLGVGLALQGVLSNVVAGLSIIFTKPYRVGEHISILGVHGDVQTISIFSTVLLHPDRSRVVIPNRKIVGEILHNFGTIRQLHLQVGVAYSTNLTQALTLVREILTRHPSVLKDPMPVIGVSQLGDSTVTIAIEPWTSISNYGAAQGELNQAVIERFREAHIDMPFPQREVRLLSIPE; from the coding sequence ATGCCCGCCATGGAATTCATCAAAGACTATGCCATCAGCTATGGTTTTCAGGTTATCGGTGCACTGGTCGTGCTTGTGGTGGGGATCGTCGTCGCCAGATGGGTGGGCAAATTGACGCAGCAATGGCTCGAACGCCAGGATCTGGAGCCGCCGGTTCGCATGCTGCTCGTCAAAGTCATACAGATTGTCGTCGTGGCCTTCGCCGGACTGGCGGCCTTGGGCCAACTGGGAGTGCAGATTGCGCCGCTCTTGGCCGGCGTCGGTGTGGCCGGCCTGGGCGTCGGCCTTGCATTGCAGGGAGTCCTGAGCAATGTGGTCGCGGGACTCTCGATCATTTTTACGAAACCCTATCGTGTGGGAGAACACATTTCGATCCTCGGCGTTCACGGAGATGTGCAGACCATCAGCATCTTTTCGACGGTGCTCCTGCATCCCGATCGATCGCGCGTGGTCATTCCGAACCGGAAGATCGTGGGCGAGATTCTTCATAACTTTGGTACGATCCGGCAGTTACATCTTCAAGTGGGCGTGGCCTACTCGACGAACCTCACGCAGGCTCTGACGTTGGTGCGCGAGATTCTGACCCGGCATCCCTCGGTGCTCAAGGACCCGATGCCGGTGATCGGGGTCTCGCAACTCGGAGATTCGACCGTCACGATTGCCATCGAACCATGGACGTCGATCTCCAATTATGGTGCGGCACAGGGAGAACTGAATCAGGCCGTCATCGAGCGGTTTCGCGAAGCGCACATCGACATGCCTTTCCCGCAACGGGAGGTTCGGCTACTGTCCATTCCTGAATAA